A portion of the Homalodisca vitripennis isolate AUS2020 chromosome 2, UT_GWSS_2.1, whole genome shotgun sequence genome contains these proteins:
- the LOC124354302 gene encoding uncharacterized protein LOC124354302 isoform X1 gives MSFGTGFSTDASSCSELEGAVPILFLIVSTESKKEMPPQPLTSMYLGAVMMLMMWSVTEITGSVGVCTKSEVVTKTRLHFVHRTYLESYRTRGGGNCGYYYSSWENMYQTPNCRQLCE, from the exons ATGTCATTTGGAACAGGTTTCTCAACAGATGCAAGCAGCTGCTCCGAGTTAGAAGGGGCAGTGCCTATTTTGTTCTTAATAGTCTCCACTGAatccaaaaa GGAAATGCCACCTCAGCCTCTCACCTCCATGTATCTGGGGGCTGTGATGATGCTGATGATGTGGTCAGTGACTGAGATTACAGGAAGTGTGGGGGTCTGCACGAAAAGTGAGGT AGTCACCAAAACTAGACTTCACTTCGTACATAGGACATATTTAGAATCTTACAGAACACGGGGTGGTGGCAACTGTGGATACTATTACAGTTCCTGGGAAAACATGTATCAGACACCGAACTGCAGGCAACTATGTGAATGA
- the LOC124355711 gene encoding LOW QUALITY PROTEIN: neurogenic locus notch homolog protein 2-like (The sequence of the model RefSeq protein was modified relative to this genomic sequence to represent the inferred CDS: deleted 1 base in 1 codon), with protein SSPCVNASCTSPDVCTCFPGYEKITGDPHKCHPVCSKPCQNAACIKPEVCSCFVGYQKDSEVENICNPVCSEGCINGVCTEPGVCSCLEGYEFQNSYICKPVCSNCSNAHCSAPEVCSCFTAIKKESEEDSMCFPICSPECINGNCTAPDSCECFDGFELSDDPGVCKPYCSEGCNNSVCTAPKEYSCVWVLAVRETSLIVHKRSVCAIQQLVEPSVISIAVGLGQYRLATPSPPTTHLQAHPNPVVVRDVGVYHRHVYNNLILTGYSHISMINGNATSASHLHVSGGCDDADDVSYTEQETKEFCCPGYKTCSSVDGCVCQPVCHLECLNGNCSAPDHCECWSGYNKQQGTENICEPVCSQNCVHGYCSHPEICSCDQGYTLNPSQPYTCQPVCSSPCVNANCTSPDVCTCFPGYEKITGDQHKCHPVCSKPCQNAACIKPELCSCFVGYQKDSEVENICNPVCSEGCINGVCTEPGVCSCLEGYKSQNNYTCKPVCSNCSNAHCSAPEVCSCFPGYKKESEEDSMCFPICSPECINGNCTAPDSCECFDGYELSDDPGVCKPYCSEGCNNGVCTAPEECSCLWSFGSEGNKSDCSRMKSENYDCSFVNTLVPLGFDKPCINFSTEFIVGNLRGCNILNELLMELRRKEKDILLMTLECDNISVLSNPFSLEIFCNATINDEEHTTEHQKSMVFTTEEYFSESTETTDQSLAVYDSTTYNDNSMFFSTDWIGPSTSEALETPAIFTDRSKMKPQISVASDKNFGNIREVLISGNPLQLNATVHFLPLIKQRQITVDYFGNTNYTLVQEWCLCQTNKTWNLCVDTQYQFTICPCRTQGLLLLNEENSIAVPIVKALAVVVVCGILLALAIWYNRNRLVHNYYAPPHRSTDIATPDTVSLSSIEPKTKGGESHQGLSSSN; from the exons TCCCCACAAATGTCACCCTGTTTGTTCCAAGCCTTGCCAAAACGCTGCTTGCATCAAACCTGAAGTTTGTTCTTGTTTTGTTGGGTATCAGAAAGATTCAGAAGTGGAAAACATCTGCAACCCAGTTTGCTCAGAAGGCTGCATCAACGGAGTATGCACAGAACCTGGTGTGTGCAGTTGTCTTGAAGGGTATGAATTTCAAAACAGTTATATATGTAAACCTGTCTGTTCAAATTGTTCTAATGCACATTGCTCTGCACCTGAGGTCTGCTCTTGC TTCACGGCTATAAAAAAAGAAAGTGAGGAGGATTCCATGTGTTTCCCCATCTGCTCACCAGAGTGTATCAATGGTAACTGTACTGCTCCTGATAGTTGTGAATGCTTTGATGGTTTTGAGTTATCTGATGATCCTGGAGTTTGCAAGCCATATTGCAGTGAAGGATGTAACAACAGTGTCTGCACCGCACCCAAAGAGTATTCTTGCGTTTGGGTTTTGGCAGTGAGAGAAACAAGTCTGATTGTTC ACAAGAGATCAGTCTGCGCTATCCAACAGCTGGTCGAGCCGAGCGTAATCAGTATAGCAGTGGGGCTAGGACAGTACAGGCTCGCCACCCCCTCTCCGCCTACCACACACCTGCAAGCTCACCCAAACCCTGTAGTAGTCCGTGATGTCGGCGTGTATCACAGACATGTCTACAACAATCTCATTCTTACTGGATACTCTCATATAAGCATGATCAAT GGAAATGCCACCTCAGCCTCTCACCTCCATGTATCTGGGGGCTGTGATGATGCTGATGATGTG AGTTACACAGAGCAAGAAACCAAGGAGTTCTGTTGCCCTGGTTATAAAACCTGCTCTTCTGTAGATGGCTGTGTCTGTCAGCCAGTGTGTCACTTGGAATGTCTCAACGGGAATTGTTCAGCTCCAGACCATTGTGAGTGTTGGAGTGGTTACAATAAACAACAGGGTACAGAGAATATCTGTGAGCCTGTATGTAGCCAGAATTGTGTCCACGGATACTGCAGTCACCCTGAGATTTGCTCCTGTGACCAAGGCTACACACTTAACCCTTCCCAACCCTACACCTGCCAACCAGTGTGTTCCTCACCTTGTGTCAATGCCAACTGTACCTCACCAGATGTCTGTACTTGTTTCCCTGGCTATGAGAAAATAACTGGTGATCAACACAAATGTCACCCTGTTTGTTCCAAGCCTTGTCAAAACGCTGCTTGCATCAAACCTGAACTTTGCTCTTGTTTTGTTGGGTATCAGAAAGATTCAGAAGTGGAAAACATCTGCAACCCAGTTTGCTCAGAAGGCTGCATCAACGGAGTATGCACAGAACCTGGTGTGTGCAGTTGTCTTGAAGGGTAtaaatctcaaaacaattatACGTGTAAACCTGTCTGTTCAAATTGTTCTAATGCACATTGCTCTGCACCTGAGGTCTGTTCTTGCTTTCCCGGCTATAAAAAAGAAAGTGAGGAAGATTCCATGTGTTTCCCCATCTGCTCACCAGAGTGCATCAATGGTAACTGTACTGCTCCTGATAGTTGTGAATGCTTTGATGGTTATGAGTTATCTGATGATCCTGGAGTTTGCAAGCCATATTGCAGTGAAGGATGTAATAACGGTGTCTGCACCGCACCCGAAGAATGTTCTTGCCTTTGGAGTTTTGGCAGTGAGGGAAATAAGTCTGATTGTTCTCGAATGAAATCAGAAAACTATGATTGCTCATTTGTTAACACTTTAGTTCCACTTGGATTTGACAAACCTTGTATCAACTTCTCGACTGAGTTTATTGTTGGAAATTTGAGAGgatgcaatattttaaatgagCTGTTGATGGAACTCAGACGAAAAGAAAAGGACATCTTGCTGATGACTTTAGAATGTGATAACATTTCTGTATTAAGCAATCCtttttctcttgaaattttttgcAATGCTACTATAAATGATGAAGAGCATACCACTGAACATCAAAAGTCAATGGTTTTTACAACAGAAGAATATTTCTCTGAGAGTACTGAAACAACTGATCAAAGTTTAGCTGTTTATGATTCAACAACTTATAATGATAACTCAATGTTTTTTTCTACTGATTGGATTGGTCCAAGTACTTCAGAAGCATTGGAGACCCCAGCAATTTTCACTGATCGTTCAAAAATGAAACCTCAAATTTCAGTGGCATCtgacaaaaattttggaaatatacgTGAAGTTTTGATTTCTGGCAATCCATTACAGTTGAATGCCACTGTGCACTTCTTACCTTTGATAAAGCAGAGACAGATAACTGTAGATTACTTTGGTAACACAAATTATACTCTGGTGCAAGAGTGGTGTCTTTGTCAAACAAACAAAACTTG GAATCTTTGTGTAGACACTCAGTACCAGTTTACTATCTGCCCTTGTAGAACTCAGGGACTTCTATTGCTGAATGAAG AAAACTCCATTGCTGTTCCAATCGTGAAAGCACTGGCAGTGGTTGTAGTGTGTGGGATACTGCTAGCGTTGGCTATCTGGTACAATCGGAATAGACTTGTTCACAACTACTATGCACCTCCACACCGTTCTACTG ATATTGCTACTCCAGACACTGTCTCATTATCATCTATTGAACCCAAAACCAAGGGTGGAGAGAGTCACCAGGGGTTGTCTTCCAGCAATTGA
- the LOC124354302 gene encoding uncharacterized protein LOC124354302 isoform X2: MLVIHQLYLTERMALSLSRVIFFLPLHPMATMEMPPQPLTSMYLGAVMMLMMWSVTEITGSVGVCTKSEVVTKTRLHFVHRTYLESYRTRGGGNCGYYYSSWENMYQTPNCRQLCE; the protein is encoded by the exons ATGCTGGTGATTCACCAGCTCTATCTCACTGAGAGGATGGCACTGAGTTTATCCAGGGTtatcttcttccttccattgcaTCCTATGGCCACCAT GGAAATGCCACCTCAGCCTCTCACCTCCATGTATCTGGGGGCTGTGATGATGCTGATGATGTGGTCAGTGACTGAGATTACAGGAAGTGTGGGGGTCTGCACGAAAAGTGAGGT AGTCACCAAAACTAGACTTCACTTCGTACATAGGACATATTTAGAATCTTACAGAACACGGGGTGGTGGCAACTGTGGATACTATTACAGTTCCTGGGAAAACATGTATCAGACACCGAACTGCAGGCAACTATGTGAATGA